One genomic window of Biomphalaria glabrata chromosome 9, xgBioGlab47.1, whole genome shotgun sequence includes the following:
- the LOC106070941 gene encoding zinc transporter zipt-7.2-like, which yields MAASTKTLCKSCPGLFLFCILGVFIINSVNSHGHGHDHGHAHDHEPEQPPSFKYSREANTKPPKAPEKPSHHGHSHDHHGHSHEPHGHAHEHPSQRHGHSHGDHGHAHSDHGHAHDHHHGHAHDHHHGHSHGSHQDDTSHSHDTNIHLKKEKKSADNLNSAGEEHVNAPPSGIWLKAIGATLLISAAPVLILLVIPLQNANEHQQLLKVLLSFASGGLLGDAFLHLIPHAISPHSHGPDEHGHSHSGHSHSEKGHGHEMVVGLWVLTGIVAFLMVEKFVRFVKGDDGHHGHSHGPPASQQKKAVDKSASTKGKGKEKVSDDEDNKSDSRSKKGASVPVKKGSDIKVAGYLNLAADFAHNFTDGLAIGASFLAGQNIGIITTATIFLHEIPHEIGDFAILVQSGCSKRKAMLLQLTTAVGAMLGTLCSLSMEGIGEAATAWILPFTAGGFIYIATVSVIPELLEDTKIVQSITEIIALLVGVYMMVIIADYE from the exons ATGGCGGCCTCCACAAAGACTCTTTGTAAAAGCTGTCCTGgactttttctcttttgtatTTTAGGCGTGTTTATAATAAATTCTGTTAACAGCCACGGACATGGTCATGACCATGGTCATGCCCACGACCACGAACCAGAGCAACCTCCATCATTCAAATACAGTCGTGAGGCAAATACAAAGCCACCCAAGGCTCCAGAAAAGCCAAGCCATCACGGGCACAGCCATGACCACCATGGCCATTCACATGAGCCTCACGGTCATGCCCACGAACATCCTTCTCAAAGACATGGCCATTCTCATGGTGACCATGGTCATGCCCACAGCGATCATGGTCATGCTCATGACCACCACCATGGTCATGCTCATGACCACCACCATGGTCATTCACATGGCAGTCATCAAGATGACACTAGCCACTCTCATGAcacaaatattcatttaaaaaaggagaaaaaatctGCCGACAACTTAAATTCTGCAGGAGAAGAACATGTTAATGCTCCACCTAGTGGCATTTGGCTTAAAGCAATAGGAGCTACCTTGTTGATAAGTGCAGCACCTGTTTTGATATTATTGGTTATTCCTTTACAGAATGCTAATGAACACCAGCAATTACTGAAGGTCCTTCTTAGTTTTGCCTCAGGTGGTCTCCTTGGTGATGCTTTTCTGCATTTGATTCCACATGCTATTTCCCCACATTCACATGGACCTGATGAACATGGTCACTCACACAGTGGACATTCACATTCAGAAAAGGGGCATGGTCACGAAATGGTTGTTGGACTCTGGGTCCTAACTGGTATTGTAGCTTTTCTTATGGTTGAAAAGTTTGTTCGTTTTGTAAAAGGAGATGACGGTCATCATGGTCATTCTCATGGGCCACCAGCTAGTCAACAGAAAAAAGCAGTTGATAAGTCTGCATCAACAAAAGGTAAAGGCAAAGAGAAAGTAAGCGATGATGAAGATAACAAAAGTGACAGCCGTTCAAAAAAAg GAGCCTCTGTGCCAGTTAAAAAAGGATCAGATATTAAAGTTGCAGGATACTTAAATTTGGCTGCTGACTTTGCTCACAACTTTACAGATGGCCTGGCCATAGGTGCATCATTTTTAGCAGGACAAAACATTGGCATTATAACCACAGCAACTATTTTCCTGCATGAGATTCCTCATGAAATTGGTGACTTCGCTATTCTTGTCCAGTCTGGATGTAGCAAAAGAAAG GCCATGCTTCTACAACTGACAACTGCAGTGGGAGCCATGCTAGGCACACTTTGCAGCTTATCAATGGAGGGTATTGGTGAAGCCGCCACTGCTTGGATTCTTCCATTCACTGCTGGAGGGTTTATATACATAGCAACTGTTTCAGTAATTCCTGAACTTTTGGAAGACACCAAGATTGTCCAGAGTATAACGGAGATCATAGCCTTGCTTGTAGGAGTCTACATGATGGTTATTATAGCAGATTATGAATAG